A genomic region of Chryseobacterium sp. KACC 21268 contains the following coding sequences:
- a CDS encoding diphosphomevalonate decarboxylase, whose amino-acid sequence MTQEFLGNSQFNISNQAVSASCPSNIALIKYWGKYENQIPANPSISYTLNHCRTNTTMEFIAGEEFSVQTFLAGNEEQKFAEKIEKYFKNIEQYLPWILKGKYIIKTENTFPHSSGIASSASGFGAIAKCLMNLDDIFTTKEQGFESLSLTKTKKESFLARLGSGSASRSLYEGLVVWGKTKEVEGSSDLFAVPYNNNEIHPIFKNFNDWVLLIHEGQKSVSSTVGHGLMNTNPYAERRFQEAHENFEKLKTILATGDMEGFIKLVEHEALTLHAMMMMSEPAFILMQTGTLQVINKIWEFRKITGLALFFTLDAGANVHLLFPNDIDNKRITDFITTELIPLTQKGGVVKDVMRF is encoded by the coding sequence ATGACTCAAGAATTTTTGGGAAATTCCCAATTCAACATATCAAACCAAGCGGTTTCCGCAAGCTGTCCGTCCAATATCGCATTGATAAAATATTGGGGAAAATACGAAAACCAAATCCCGGCAAATCCCAGCATCAGCTACACGCTGAACCATTGCCGAACCAACACCACAATGGAATTTATCGCTGGAGAAGAATTCTCAGTTCAAACTTTTCTTGCAGGAAATGAAGAACAGAAATTCGCAGAGAAAATCGAAAAATATTTCAAAAACATCGAGCAATATCTCCCTTGGATTCTCAAAGGAAAATACATCATCAAAACAGAAAATACCTTTCCACACAGTTCAGGCATTGCCAGTTCCGCATCCGGTTTCGGCGCGATTGCAAAATGTCTGATGAACCTGGATGATATTTTCACGACTAAAGAACAAGGCTTCGAGAGCCTCAGCCTGACAAAAACCAAAAAAGAAAGTTTCCTCGCAAGATTAGGAAGTGGAAGTGCTTCCAGAAGTCTGTACGAAGGTTTGGTCGTTTGGGGAAAAACAAAAGAAGTCGAAGGCAGTTCAGATTTATTCGCTGTTCCATATAACAACAATGAAATCCATCCAATCTTCAAGAATTTCAACGATTGGGTGTTGCTGATTCACGAAGGTCAGAAATCGGTCTCATCCACTGTTGGTCACGGCTTGATGAACACCAATCCTTACGCCGAAAGACGTTTCCAGGAAGCCCACGAAAACTTTGAAAAATTGAAAACCATCCTCGCAACAGGCGATATGGAAGGTTTCATCAAACTTGTAGAGCACGAAGCGTTGACACTTCACGCAATGATGATGATGAGCGAACCGGCTTTCATCCTAATGCAAACCGGAACGTTGCAGGTCATCAATAAAATTTGGGAATTCAGAAAAATCACTGGTTTGGCTCTGTTCTTCACGTTGGATGCCGGCGCAAACGTTCACTTGCTCTTCCCAAATGATATCGATAACAAAAGAATTACAGATTTCATCACCACAGAACTGATTCCGTTGACTCAGAAAGGTGGTGTTGTGAAGGATGTGATGAGGTTTTAA